A single region of the Candidatus Margulisiibacteriota bacterium genome encodes:
- the lspA gene encoding signal peptidase II has product MLYIFFILLMTDQLTKLSIIFLSSKMNLTIVHNTGVAFGMLSEKSMLVVFLTVSLLLTLLIFKKTFFVNNALHQKAIIFILAGGAGNLLDRIIYGHVIDFIKLPLIPYFNSADVFINVGMLLYVLGLFKKKYEPRL; this is encoded by the coding sequence ATGTTATACATCTTTTTTATATTATTAATGACCGATCAGCTCACCAAGCTATCGATCATTTTTTTAAGCTCAAAAATGAATCTTACTATTGTTCACAATACTGGTGTTGCCTTTGGAATGCTCAGTGAAAAGTCTATGCTTGTTGTCTTTCTCACTGTCTCGTTACTTTTAACTTTATTGATATTCAAAAAAACTTTCTTTGTAAATAATGCTTTGCACCAGAAAGCTATCATTTTTATACTAGCGGGAGGGGCAGGCAATTTACTAGACAGAATAATTTATGGACATGTCATAGATTTCATAAAGCTTCCCTTAATTCCTTATTTCAATTCAGCTGACGTTTTTATAAATGTTGGCATGCTCCTATACGTCTTGGGTTTATTTAAGAAAAAATATGAACCTCGTCTATAA